In one window of Poriferisphaera corsica DNA:
- a CDS encoding YeiH family protein has product MNHKTPTLWICLGLAVLIFIHSPAIALCTGVAISLIVGNSHSQFTANLAKYLLQAAVVFLGFGLQLNTILHVGLQSFSITAISITTTLALGLLLARSLKIDTHIALLTSSGTAICGGSAIAAMGPSIKANQHAIGVSLAVVFLLNAIALFIFPPIGKLVGLTQTQFGLWSALAIHDTSSVIGAASAYGPPALAIATTVKLTRALWIMPLSITCSKLVKNQNTQTNFPLFLLGFIAAASLRSYFPNQADFWQPLNALGQQLMILSLFFIGAGLTRQSLKIIRGKLLLMASLLWLITSSFSLILVKLNIYHLQPIT; this is encoded by the coding sequence ATGAATCATAAAACCCCCACCCTCTGGATCTGCCTCGGCCTTGCCGTACTCATCTTCATCCACTCCCCCGCAATCGCACTCTGCACTGGCGTCGCCATCAGCCTCATCGTCGGCAACTCGCACTCCCAATTCACAGCCAATCTCGCTAAATACCTCCTTCAAGCCGCCGTCGTCTTCCTCGGATTCGGCCTCCAGCTCAACACCATCCTCCACGTCGGCCTTCAATCCTTCTCCATCACCGCAATCAGCATCACCACCACCCTCGCCCTCGGCTTACTCCTCGCAAGATCCCTCAAAATCGACACACATATCGCTCTACTCACGAGCAGCGGCACCGCAATCTGTGGCGGATCCGCCATCGCCGCCATGGGCCCTTCCATCAAAGCCAATCAGCACGCCATCGGCGTCTCACTCGCCGTCGTCTTCCTACTCAACGCCATCGCGCTCTTCATCTTCCCTCCCATCGGAAAACTCGTCGGCCTCACACAAACCCAATTCGGCCTCTGGTCCGCACTCGCCATTCACGATACCAGCAGCGTCATCGGCGCCGCCTCTGCCTACGGCCCACCCGCACTCGCCATCGCCACAACCGTCAAACTCACCAGAGCACTCTGGATTATGCCTCTCTCCATCACCTGCTCCAAACTCGTTAAAAACCAAAACACCCAAACCAACTTCCCGCTCTTCCTCCTCGGCTTCATCGCCGCCGCTTCACTCCGATCATACTTCCCAAACCAAGCCGACTTCTGGCAACCACTCAACGCACTCGGCCAACAACTCATGATCCTCTCACTCTTCTTCATCGGCGCCGGCCTAACCCGGCAATCTCTCAAAATCATCCGCGGCAAACTCCTACTCATGGCCTCACTCCTTTGGCTCATCACCTCATCCTTCTCTCTCATCCTCGTCAAACTCAACATCTATCATCTCCAACCAATCACCTGA
- a CDS encoding LysR family transcriptional regulator gives MNQDVTIRQLEVFVVIAREGNLTRAAELLGMTQSAASMSLKQFENLLGYPVFSRVGRGLVLNDLGRQLLPKSQQILGQLEAMVSEVYDQEHVPTGHVVIGCSTTIGNYLLPSYLKEFLDEHDGITVSVHVGNTNEIARMVRRGDVDLGLIEGELVVHDLYEEDWMRDHLVVIVSPNHRLAGKKRVSQAMLSRESWVMREMGSGTRSTVSQAAARQGLQMGQVVEIGHTEAIKRAVETGLGLSCLSELAVKRELEDGRLAALPMDMGVDRWFRMICVDGASVTPLVGYVMQWMRDLAMELGEKRV, from the coding sequence ATGAATCAAGATGTCACAATTCGGCAACTGGAAGTGTTTGTGGTGATTGCGAGGGAGGGGAATCTGACGCGGGCTGCGGAACTGTTGGGGATGACGCAGTCGGCGGCGAGTATGTCGTTGAAGCAGTTTGAGAATTTGTTGGGGTATCCGGTTTTTAGTCGGGTGGGCAGGGGGCTGGTGCTGAATGATTTGGGGAGGCAGCTATTGCCGAAGTCGCAGCAGATCCTTGGGCAGTTAGAGGCGATGGTGAGTGAGGTTTATGATCAGGAGCATGTGCCGACGGGGCATGTGGTGATTGGTTGCAGTACGACGATTGGGAACTACCTTTTACCATCGTATTTGAAAGAGTTTTTGGATGAGCATGATGGGATTACGGTTTCGGTGCATGTTGGTAACACGAATGAGATTGCAAGGATGGTGCGACGGGGGGATGTGGATCTGGGATTGATTGAAGGCGAGTTGGTGGTTCATGATTTGTATGAGGAAGATTGGATGCGAGATCATCTGGTTGTGATCGTATCGCCTAATCATCGATTAGCAGGGAAGAAAAGGGTGAGTCAAGCGATGCTGTCGCGCGAGTCGTGGGTGATGCGAGAGATGGGTTCGGGGACACGGTCGACGGTATCGCAAGCGGCTGCGCGTCAGGGTTTGCAGATGGGACAGGTTGTAGAGATCGGGCATACAGAGGCGATCAAACGAGCGGTGGAGACGGGATTAGGTTTGAGTTGCTTGTCTGAGTTGGCGGTGAAGCGGGAATTGGAGGATGGGCGGTTAGCGGCGTTGCCGATGGATATGGGGGTGGATCGTTGGTTTCGTATGATCTGTGTGGATGGAGCGTCGGTGACGCCTTTGGTTGGGTATGTGATGCAGTGGATGCGTGATCTTGCGATGGAGTTGGGAGAGAAGCGAGTGTGA
- the nusG gene encoding transcription termination/antitermination protein NusG, with translation MSEQDNPTTDSPEEIVSEDATTDSNAPALPDGPKPGDDIAPEDEPMVYPGMNWFVLRVASNKEDYVRQTLLSKLKIEGFVHLVNRILVPTEKEKTIKAGKQKIIEKKLYPGYVFVEMRLENDGRIPQDVFFLIKETTGVGDFIGTAGRPSPMSIPEIEKMQAASKPAEEQPTVKMEFSPGDHVKITGGPFENMEATVDELLPDQGKVRVVVTIFGRATPVELEYWLIEKFEE, from the coding sequence ATGAGCGAGCAAGACAACCCCACAACCGATTCTCCTGAAGAAATCGTCTCCGAAGACGCGACCACCGATAGCAACGCGCCCGCTCTACCCGACGGCCCGAAACCCGGTGATGATATCGCACCCGAAGACGAACCCATGGTCTATCCCGGCATGAACTGGTTCGTCCTGCGTGTCGCCTCCAATAAAGAAGACTACGTTCGCCAAACCCTTCTCTCGAAACTCAAGATCGAAGGCTTCGTCCATCTGGTCAATCGTATTCTCGTCCCAACCGAGAAAGAAAAGACCATCAAGGCTGGCAAGCAAAAAATCATCGAGAAGAAACTCTACCCCGGCTACGTCTTCGTCGAGATGCGTCTCGAAAACGATGGCCGTATCCCGCAGGACGTCTTCTTCCTCATCAAAGAAACCACCGGCGTCGGCGACTTCATCGGCACCGCAGGCCGCCCATCACCTATGTCAATCCCCGAGATTGAAAAGATGCAAGCCGCCTCGAAGCCTGCCGAAGAACAGCCAACCGTCAAGATGGAATTCTCACCCGGCGACCACGTCAAGATCACCGGCGGCCCTTTCGAAAACATGGAAGCAACCGTCGACGAACTCCTCCCAGACCAGGGCAAAGTTCGCGTCGTCGTCACCATCTTCGGCCGCGCAACCCCCGTCGAACTCGAATACTGGCTCATCGAAAAATTCGAAGAGTAG
- the secE gene encoding preprotein translocase subunit SecE, whose amino-acid sequence MAFKIYKPGEGYWTRTLTWIGAGTLVLSGILYIWKQMDIIQQNTIYWQGGMALAMVAFWGILLFWIMNKPNVAEFMIATEAEMKKVNWPSRMEVYGSTIVVIGGTFLLAAILFLINISFAWIFTQIGVLQS is encoded by the coding sequence ATGGCTTTTAAAATATACAAACCCGGCGAGGGGTACTGGACGCGCACACTGACATGGATCGGTGCTGGCACGCTTGTCCTTTCTGGCATCCTCTACATCTGGAAACAGATGGACATCATCCAGCAGAACACCATCTACTGGCAAGGCGGTATGGCTCTGGCCATGGTCGCATTCTGGGGGATCCTGCTCTTCTGGATCATGAACAAACCCAACGTGGCCGAATTCATGATCGCCACCGAAGCCGAAATGAAAAAGGTCAATTGGCCCAGCAGAATGGAAGTCTACGGCTCCACCATCGTCGTCATCGGCGGAACCTTCCTACTCGCTGCCATCCTCTTCCTCATCAACATCAGCTTCGCCTGGATCTTCACGCAAATCGGTGTGCTGCAAAGCTAA
- a CDS encoding mechanosensitive ion channel family protein — translation MEENTYDLATEPDEVVSDEVELEPLDFDLICVHCEYNLRGVLPDGDCPECGAAIADSLGERTLRFAPNEYLEVLKSGLYFLLLSFVLSLFLMVMGFAGGLASAGMGVGPKSIQLIMSVAMVLPLAAHVFGALKTVTVHQYNADAPRAQKTAKVGTIIYAATALFSMVLGVVLVASSTMPTAGVAIVSGVVDVVSGIASVVAYYSLIYYICKFQTGMPFSPHMKYPWLPKFVLITYIVPIVIGLLALLFLGVSAATGSGGLFIGLGVVMGILGLAAGVLFLLSAIFSIMLYIRLRRTIADIQSVQGAF, via the coding sequence ATGGAAGAGAACACTTATGATTTGGCGACGGAGCCGGATGAGGTGGTGAGTGATGAGGTTGAGTTGGAACCTTTGGATTTCGATTTGATCTGTGTGCATTGTGAATACAATTTGCGTGGTGTGTTGCCAGATGGTGATTGCCCGGAATGTGGTGCAGCGATTGCGGATTCATTAGGTGAGCGGACCTTGCGTTTTGCGCCGAATGAGTATTTAGAAGTGCTGAAGTCGGGCTTGTACTTTTTGCTTCTTTCGTTTGTCCTTTCGCTGTTTTTGATGGTGATGGGTTTTGCTGGCGGGCTTGCATCGGCGGGGATGGGGGTAGGACCAAAATCAATTCAGCTTATCATGTCGGTTGCTATGGTGCTGCCGCTAGCTGCACATGTTTTTGGCGCTTTAAAAACAGTAACAGTACACCAATACAATGCTGATGCTCCTCGGGCGCAGAAAACCGCAAAAGTTGGAACGATAATCTATGCAGCGACTGCATTGTTCTCAATGGTGTTAGGTGTTGTTTTAGTCGCAAGCAGTACCATGCCGACAGCAGGCGTTGCGATCGTTAGTGGTGTGGTTGATGTCGTTAGCGGGATTGCGAGTGTCGTAGCGTATTACAGTTTGATTTATTACATATGCAAATTCCAGACGGGTATGCCGTTTTCGCCGCATATGAAATATCCATGGCTTCCGAAGTTTGTTTTAATAACATACATCGTGCCAATTGTCATTGGCTTATTGGCGCTGTTGTTTTTAGGCGTATCTGCTGCGACAGGTAGTGGTGGGCTGTTTATTGGTCTCGGCGTAGTCATGGGTATCTTGGGACTCGCGGCAGGTGTCTTATTCCTTCTCTCGGCAATCTTCTCGATCATGTTGTATATTCGTTTGCGAAGAACAATCGCAGATATCCAATCGGTGCAAGGGGCGTTTTGA
- a CDS encoding lipid-binding SYLF domain-containing protein codes for MRLSQLKAQYLFTLALFVSIAGCTMHPKGDTPEQQRESILQMQQETLSRLYEQYPETREQIQNASGYGVFSSVGTSIIIANFGNGYGVIHDNTKDTDRFMRVERYGGGIGVGQREYNMVMIFNNVDILDDIQYGGWTFGAGGSAVFKEKDKEGTVGSGNEVLSDIEIYEMSDSGFMLTGNVSGMTFRKAVLLNGPR; via the coding sequence ATGCGACTCTCCCAACTGAAAGCCCAATACCTCTTCACGCTCGCTCTCTTCGTTTCGATTGCCGGATGCACGATGCACCCCAAAGGCGATACCCCTGAGCAACAGCGTGAATCTATCCTTCAGATGCAGCAGGAAACGCTCAGCCGCCTCTACGAGCAGTACCCTGAGACGCGTGAGCAAATTCAAAACGCTTCAGGCTACGGCGTCTTTTCCAGTGTCGGCACTAGTATCATCATCGCTAACTTCGGCAATGGCTACGGTGTCATCCACGACAACACGAAAGACACCGACCGCTTCATGCGTGTCGAGCGCTACGGCGGCGGTATCGGTGTCGGCCAACGTGAATACAACATGGTCATGATCTTTAATAACGTAGACATCCTCGACGACATCCAATATGGCGGCTGGACCTTCGGAGCTGGCGGCTCTGCAGTCTTCAAAGAAAAAGACAAAGAAGGTACGGTAGGTTCAGGTAATGAAGTATTGAGCGACATCGAAATTTATGAGATGTCCGACTCCGGCTTCATGCTTACCGGCAATGTTTCTGGCATGACCTTCCGCAAAGCCGTCCTCTTAAACGGCCCCCGATAA
- the rpmG gene encoding 50S ribosomal protein L33 → MAKKAGAVEYVWLQCTECKDLNYRTPVNVKGGIDDKVKAGFKKYCPRERKHILHKIKRK, encoded by the coding sequence ATGGCTAAAAAAGCTGGTGCAGTCGAATACGTGTGGCTTCAGTGTACTGAATGCAAAGATTTGAACTATCGTACGCCTGTGAACGTCAAGGGCGGCATCGACGATAAAGTCAAAGCAGGCTTTAAAAAGTACTGCCCTCGTGAACGCAAGCACATCCTCCACAAGATCAAACGTAAGTAA
- the tuf gene encoding elongation factor Tu, producing MAKGVYERTKPHVNVGTIGHIDHGKTTLTAAITAVQGAKGLAEHKPYDEVAKASASDGRRDATKIVTIATSHVEYESDNRHYAHVDCPGHADFVKNMITGAAQMDGAILVVAADDGPMPQTREHVLLARQVNVPKLVVFLNKVDLVDDEELLDLVELEVQELLAKYDFEEDTPIVRGAAFPALQNPSDEAASACIGDLMNAIDTWIPEPERETDKPFLMSIEDVFSIKGRGTVATGRIDRGMVKIGDKVEIVGLGETKETTVTGVEMFNKQMEEGQAGDNVGCLLRGIEKTEIERGQVLAAPKTITPHKVFEGEVYVLTKEEGGRHSPFFNGYKPQFYFRTTDVTGGIELQGGAEMCMPGDNINMKVDLGEKPIAMEEGLRFAVREGGRTVGAGVITKVIE from the coding sequence ATGGCAAAGGGCGTATACGAACGTACTAAACCACACGTCAACGTCGGCACCATCGGTCACATTGACCATGGTAAAACGACACTGACCGCAGCAATCACAGCAGTTCAGGGAGCCAAAGGCCTCGCTGAGCACAAGCCATACGATGAAGTTGCTAAAGCATCTGCATCAGACGGTCGCCGTGATGCTACTAAGATCGTGACCATCGCAACTTCACACGTTGAGTATGAATCTGACAACCGTCACTATGCTCACGTTGACTGCCCAGGTCACGCCGACTTCGTTAAGAACATGATTACCGGTGCCGCTCAGATGGACGGTGCGATTCTCGTTGTGGCTGCAGACGACGGCCCAATGCCACAGACTCGCGAACACGTCCTTCTCGCTCGTCAGGTGAATGTGCCTAAACTCGTTGTCTTCCTTAACAAGGTTGACCTTGTCGACGACGAAGAACTTCTCGACCTCGTCGAGCTTGAAGTCCAAGAGCTTCTCGCTAAGTACGACTTCGAAGAAGACACCCCAATCGTTCGCGGTGCTGCTTTCCCAGCACTTCAGAACCCATCAGACGAAGCTGCTTCTGCATGCATCGGCGACCTGATGAACGCGATCGACACCTGGATCCCAGAACCAGAACGCGAAACTGACAAGCCATTCCTCATGTCCATCGAGGACGTCTTCTCCATCAAGGGTCGTGGTACCGTCGCAACTGGCCGTATCGACCGTGGTATGGTTAAGATCGGTGACAAGGTTGAAATCGTTGGTCTCGGCGAGACTAAAGAAACAACCGTTACTGGTGTTGAAATGTTCAACAAGCAGATGGAAGAAGGTCAAGCTGGCGATAACGTTGGCTGCCTCCTCCGTGGTATCGAGAAGACCGAAATCGAACGCGGTCAGGTCCTCGCTGCTCCGAAGACCATCACACCTCACAAGGTCTTCGAAGGCGAAGTCTACGTACTCACCAAAGAAGAAGGCGGCCGTCACAGCCCATTCTTCAACGGCTACAAACCACAGTTCTACTTCCGCACGACTGACGTCACCGGTGGTATTGAACTCCAAGGCGGCGCAGAAATGTGTATGCCTGGCGACAACATCAACATGAAGGTCGACCTCGGCGAAAAACCAATCGCTATGGAAGAAGGCCTCCGCTTCGCTGTTCGCGAAGGCGGCCGCACCGTCGGCGCTGGTGTTATCACCAAAGTCATTGAGTAG
- a CDS encoding NifU family protein has product MHDRVEEIIERIRPAIQMDGGDVELVRITDENVVLVRLHGACVGCPSANMTLQMGIERNVREKVPEIVGVEQVP; this is encoded by the coding sequence GTGCATGATCGGGTAGAAGAAATTATCGAACGCATCCGTCCTGCGATCCAAATGGATGGTGGTGACGTCGAGTTAGTTCGTATTACCGATGAAAATGTCGTGTTGGTTCGCCTGCACGGTGCTTGTGTCGGTTGCCCATCAGCAAACATGACGCTGCAGATGGGGATAGAACGCAATGTGCGTGAAAAAGTGCCCGAAATCGTTGGCGTTGAACAGGTGCCCTAA
- a CDS encoding carbon storage regulator — protein sequence MLALTRRIGEEVVIGDPKNPQGVIRVVDIHGDKVRLAFDFPRETQINRRELADQKAAGINHKPRD from the coding sequence ATGCTTGCTCTCACACGAAGAATCGGCGAAGAAGTTGTTATCGGGGATCCGAAAAATCCGCAGGGTGTTATCCGGGTTGTGGATATTCACGGCGATAAAGTGCGATTGGCTTTTGATTTCCCAAGGGAAACGCAAATCAATCGGCGTGAGTTAGCTGACCAGAAAGCGGCGGGGATTAACCATAAGCCCAGAGATTAG
- a CDS encoding MFS transporter yields the protein MQNQMGPKKPFFYTLSGVIVLSILIASAMLVWLSATILNVALPPIEYQLNATLNELQWAVNVFTLCGGLIIVSGRLADVFGRKRVLNIGLLLFILGSFIGGFTNHITILIIARAIQGIGGALILPPSLALVEVNFHPPQRTIAIGLWIGLAWFAMAIGPAIGGLVLEIADWRWIMWILVPFGGIILFLSTTFLKESKNSTELPRIDYIGSLIVMLSMFGITYAAIESGVTGWLSPLTLSMLCFGLLLAIIFIIIEKRVSNPVLAIDLLCDRTFLGANLVNAVSNITFASILFFSAIYLEIVGNYSALSTGLLLLPATLSILITLNIGSVIYNRIGAKAPTTIGMIMLTIGLLVISMKSESAGYAGLLGPFVLIGLGIGLFASPITAAALAASSHDDAGRAAGLFKASSMIGAAIGIAIAGSVYQHHADRLLNELAADHGHETRYIMRKIIGGNKDDFDALQQYAPDQFDALREITLSIINSAYQSTILFLMLICLTCTIIGGLLIPRRHHFYAATKPGPRDPIPGRPTTSHEKRFDWLRRPNKTSKPSDTDNQADNI from the coding sequence ATGCAAAATCAAATGGGACCCAAAAAACCATTTTTCTACACATTAAGTGGCGTGATTGTTTTATCAATTCTGATTGCTAGCGCCATGCTCGTCTGGTTATCAGCCACGATTCTTAACGTTGCTTTACCGCCCATTGAATACCAGCTCAATGCCACGCTTAACGAGCTTCAATGGGCAGTTAATGTTTTCACACTTTGCGGCGGGCTTATCATTGTTTCAGGACGGCTTGCAGATGTGTTTGGCAGAAAGCGAGTTCTGAATATTGGTCTGCTTCTATTTATTCTCGGATCATTTATCGGCGGATTCACAAATCACATCACAATCCTCATTATCGCGCGGGCTATCCAGGGGATAGGCGGTGCGCTCATACTCCCTCCATCACTTGCACTTGTCGAGGTGAACTTCCACCCGCCACAACGCACCATTGCCATCGGTCTATGGATTGGCCTCGCATGGTTCGCGATGGCTATTGGCCCTGCGATCGGCGGGCTCGTTCTGGAGATTGCAGATTGGCGATGGATCATGTGGATCCTGGTCCCGTTTGGCGGCATCATTCTTTTCCTCTCAACAACCTTTCTGAAAGAATCGAAAAACAGCACCGAACTCCCGCGCATCGATTACATCGGCTCACTCATCGTCATGCTGAGTATGTTTGGCATCACGTATGCGGCAATTGAGTCTGGCGTCACGGGATGGCTTTCTCCATTAACCCTTTCAATGCTCTGTTTCGGTCTGCTTCTTGCGATCATTTTTATCATCATTGAAAAACGGGTCAGCAATCCTGTCCTCGCAATCGACCTGCTTTGTGATCGCACGTTTTTGGGTGCCAATCTTGTTAATGCAGTTTCCAACATCACTTTTGCTTCGATCCTATTTTTCTCCGCAATTTATCTCGAAATCGTCGGCAACTACAGCGCCTTATCAACGGGTTTACTCCTACTACCTGCGACACTTTCGATTCTGATCACACTTAATATTGGTTCGGTTATCTATAATCGCATCGGCGCAAAAGCGCCGACGACAATCGGTATGATCATGCTCACCATTGGACTACTTGTTATCTCGATGAAATCAGAAAGTGCGGGCTATGCTGGATTACTCGGCCCATTTGTTCTCATTGGACTCGGGATTGGCCTGTTCGCGTCTCCAATCACGGCGGCGGCACTTGCGGCAAGTTCTCATGATGATGCTGGCAGAGCTGCGGGCCTATTCAAAGCATCATCGATGATCGGCGCAGCGATAGGTATCGCCATTGCAGGGTCTGTATATCAACATCATGCGGATCGATTACTCAACGAATTAGCTGCTGATCATGGGCACGAAACCCGCTATATCATGCGTAAAATCATCGGCGGCAATAAGGATGATTTTGATGCATTGCAACAGTATGCTCCAGATCAATTCGATGCCTTGCGCGAGATCACACTTTCCATCATTAATTCAGCCTATCAATCGACCATCCTCTTCTTAATGCTTATCTGTCTGACATGTACGATTATTGGCGGGCTGCTCATCCCTCGCAGACATCATTTTTATGCAGCGACAAAGCCGGGCCCCAGAGACCCGATCCCCGGCCGGCCCACAACGAGCCATGAGAAACGTTTTGATTGGTTAAGACGCCCAAACAAAACAAGCAAACCAAGTGATACTGATAATCAAGCAGACAATATCTGA
- a CDS encoding sulfite exporter TauE/SafE family protein: MNQFFDGMPIWTAYIALPLIGVIAGFVNTMAGGGSFLTLPALMFFFDLSPKAANATNRLSVLLQTGTSTAMFHKHGFTDIRLAFKLLLPALCGSTLGGYITEILPADWFSLVFGGAMLTMAIVLFFKPRLLLATDRHPMQNPAGEFFTFFLIGIYGGFLQAGVGLLLLVGLTMFHPKDLAKSNAVKVTIAFLQTFPPIAIFAWHGQIVWGYGLLLALGTMTGAVIGAKFAIKKGAKSVFTFVVIVAILTSIKLIWSGLSAIA, encoded by the coding sequence TTGAATCAATTCTTCGACGGCATGCCTATCTGGACGGCTTATATTGCTTTGCCCCTGATCGGCGTCATTGCTGGCTTTGTCAATACAATGGCTGGCGGCGGATCGTTTCTTACGCTCCCTGCACTCATGTTTTTCTTCGATCTCTCTCCCAAGGCTGCCAACGCTACGAATCGCCTCTCTGTTTTGCTTCAAACGGGTACCAGCACGGCGATGTTTCACAAGCACGGTTTTACCGATATACGGCTCGCTTTTAAACTCCTGCTCCCTGCTTTGTGCGGCTCAACACTGGGTGGATATATTACTGAAATCCTGCCCGCGGATTGGTTCTCACTCGTCTTTGGCGGCGCTATGCTCACGATGGCGATCGTGTTATTTTTTAAGCCTCGCCTGCTACTTGCGACAGATCGGCATCCGATGCAGAATCCGGCGGGCGAGTTTTTCACCTTCTTTCTCATTGGGATTTATGGCGGCTTCCTTCAAGCTGGCGTTGGCCTTTTGTTATTGGTCGGCCTTACGATGTTTCATCCCAAGGACCTCGCGAAATCAAATGCGGTAAAGGTTACGATCGCATTCCTGCAAACGTTCCCGCCTATCGCTATCTTTGCATGGCACGGTCAAATCGTCTGGGGATACGGCTTATTATTAGCACTGGGAACCATGACCGGTGCTGTCATCGGCGCTAAATTCGCGATTAAAAAAGGTGCTAAATCGGTCTTCACTTTTGTCGTCATTGTTGCCATCCTGACCAGTATTAAGCTCATCTGGTCCGGGCTAAGCGCCATCGCTTAG
- a CDS encoding sulfite exporter TauE/SafE family protein produces the protein MIGSNQKNRQAADSFFIPINERIKQFIYTCAMPEWIIYVLLPIVGFAAGFINTVAGGGSFLTLPVLIYLCGLPPQIANATNRFSVVFYTTTSTTVYHAHGFGDLRLTKRLMLPSLFGAGSGAWAAAVFPTQAFMFIFGIAMIGMAMMLVTKPKMLLDVGHRKIEKKWLEWLVFYLIGFYGGFLQAGVGLLLLIGLAMTHGRDLLHSNGVKVSLALGYAIFSVAIFAYYGQIQVAEGSLLAVGAVTGALIGAKTAIKKGTQFIYYFVVIIAIITGCNMIYKSFTQMM, from the coding sequence ATGATTGGATCAAACCAGAAGAATCGGCAAGCAGCCGATTCTTTTTTTATACCCATTAATGAACGAATCAAACAGTTTATCTATACTTGTGCCATGCCTGAATGGATCATTTATGTTTTACTCCCCATCGTCGGCTTTGCTGCGGGCTTTATCAACACGGTCGCCGGTGGCGGCTCGTTTCTAACATTACCCGTATTGATCTATCTTTGCGGGCTGCCCCCTCAGATTGCCAATGCGACGAACCGCTTCTCTGTGGTCTTTTATACGACCACGTCCACGACGGTTTATCATGCGCATGGTTTTGGCGATCTACGTCTAACGAAAAGATTGATGTTGCCATCGCTTTTTGGCGCGGGCAGTGGTGCTTGGGCAGCAGCAGTTTTTCCAACTCAAGCGTTCATGTTTATCTTTGGCATTGCCATGATTGGCATGGCAATGATGCTCGTCACAAAACCAAAGATGCTACTTGATGTGGGACACCGCAAGATCGAAAAAAAATGGCTTGAATGGCTGGTGTTCTATCTGATTGGGTTCTATGGCGGATTCTTGCAGGCGGGCGTTGGCTTGCTCTTGCTCATCGGGCTTGCGATGACGCATGGACGTGATTTACTGCATTCAAACGGCGTAAAAGTCAGCCTCGCACTCGGCTATGCCATTTTCTCTGTCGCCATTTTCGCTTATTACGGGCAGATACAAGTCGCGGAGGGCTCACTGCTCGCAGTCGGAGCTGTTACCGGCGCTCTAATCGGCGCTAAGACCGCGATTAAAAAAGGGACGCAGTTCATTTACTATTTCGTTGTTATTATTGCCATCATTACCGGCTGCAACATGATTTATAAAAGCTTCACGCAGATGATGTAG